A stretch of Myxococcus hansupus DNA encodes these proteins:
- a CDS encoding DUF3592 domain-containing protein, giving the protein MASSEPEYPQGATVPVLYLPDAPEEGRIGLFSELWLGSWVSGLVTVLLRAFTFVAWHFEL; this is encoded by the coding sequence ATGGCCAGCAGCGAGCCCGAGTACCCGCAGGGCGCCACCGTGCCCGTGCTCTACCTGCCGGATGCTCCCGAGGAAGGACGCATCGGTTTGTTCTCTGAACTGTGGTTGGGCTCGTGGGTCTCCGGACTCGTGACTGTGTTGCTCCGTGCCTTCACGTTCGTCGCGTGGCACTTCGAACTCTGA